Proteins encoded by one window of Salvia splendens isolate huo1 chromosome 14, SspV2, whole genome shotgun sequence:
- the LOC121764200 gene encoding uncharacterized protein LOC121764200 yields MEQDRLLDKRGTGLDLAGLVEERIWIFAAEGFEVDGWDESKQVLHARFETPLLLVPFFVSVVYGKCFREGRLEMWDKLWEIAASLDGLPWLVGGDFNTFVSEEERQGGVRKRTREMLDFAEAISDCQLLDVGADGPKFTWARGNVFERLDRVLLGEGWANMFESTRVSNLPRILSDHCPLLVEARLPEPRAKPSFRFQNMWVRHHLFLNEVDRCWREGTGTRGMINMQIKLSRLKSSLKIWNRVIFGNVFEGLKKAEVEAKEAMERYEHDSSLDLRSEMNRSTANFILKLKMEEDYWRQKAALKWVAEGERNTKFFHGWVKQRELNLESI; encoded by the exons ATGGAGCAGGATCGGCTCCTGGATAAAAGGGGGACAGGTCTGGATCTTGCAGGGCTGGTGGAGGAGAGG ATTTGGATTTTTGCAGCGGAGGGTTTTGAGGTGGATGGGTGGGATGAATCTAAGCAGGTTCTACATGCGAGGTTTGAGACACCCCTGTTGCTGGTACCCTTCTTTGTTTCTGTGGTGTATGGTAAATGCTTTAGGGAAGGCAGATTAGAGATGTGGGATAAACTTTGGGAAATTGCAGCTAGTTTGGATGGGTTGCCTTGGCTAGTTGGAGGTGATTTTAACACTTTTGTATCTGAAGAGGAGAGACAAGGGGGTGTGAGGAAGAGAACGAGAGAAATGTTGGACTTTGCCGAGGCCATCAGCGACTGCCAACTCCTAGATGTGGGAGCTGATGGACCCAAGTTCACATGGGCACGAGGGAACGTTTTTGAGAGGCTAGATAGAGTTCTTCTGGGTGAGGGATGGGCGAACATGTTTGAGTCTACCCGTGTTTCAAACCTTCCCAGGATCTTATCTGATCATTGCCCTCTGTTGGTGGAGGCCCGACTTCCGGAGCCACGTGCTAAACCTTCCTTTCGAtttcagaacatgtgggtaAGACACCACTTGTTCCTTAATGAGGTTGATAGATGCTGGAGGGAGGGAACAGGTACAAGAGGAATGATCAATATGCAGATTAAACTGAGCCGGCTGAAAAGTAGTTTGAAAATCTGGAATCGAGTAATTTTTGGTAATGTCTTTGAAGGGCTGAAAAAGGCGGAAGTAGAGGCTAAAGAAGCCATGGAAAGGTATGAGCATGACTCTTCTCTAGATTTGCGCTCTGAAATGAATAGGTCGACGGCTAATTTTATCTTGAAGCTTAAAATGGAGGAGGATTATTGGCGGCAGAAGGCAGCACTTAAATGGGTGGCGGAGGGAGAGAGGAACACAAAATTTTTCCATGGATGGGTAAAGCAAAGAGAATTAAATCTAGAATCCATATGA